Proteins encoded in a region of the Balaenoptera ricei isolate mBalRic1 chromosome 19, mBalRic1.hap2, whole genome shotgun sequence genome:
- the LOC132353399 gene encoding small nuclear ribonucleoprotein Sm D2-like codes for MSLLNKPQSEMTPEELQKREEEEFNTGPLPVLTQSVKNNTQVLINCRNKKLLGRVKAFDRHCNMVLENVKEMWTEVPKSGKGKKKSNPVNKDRYISKMFLHGDSATVVLRSPLIADK; via the coding sequence ATGAGCCTCCTCAACAAGCCCCAGAGTGAGATGACACCGGAGGAGCTGCAGaagcgggaggaggaggagtttAACACAGGGCCACTCCCCGTGCTCACCCAGTCGGTCAAGAACAACACCCAAGTGCTCATCAACTGCCGCAACAAGAAGCTCCTGGGCCGTGTGAAAGCCTTTGACAGGCACTGCAACATGGTGCTGGAGAATGTGAAGGAGATGTGGACTGAAGTCCCCAAGAGCGGCAAGGGCAAGAAGAAGTCCAACCCAGTCAACAAGGACCGCTACATCTCAAAAATGTTCCTGCACGGGGACTCGGCCACTGTGGTCCTGCGGAGCCCGCTCATCGCCGACAAGTAG